A segment of the Niveibacterium umoris genome:
AGCGGCTCGGGCATCCTTGCGCTTTCCGCCTTCACCTTGACTGCGGTGTCGCCGGGCGGGGGTGCCACCTTGTCCCGCAAGGCGGTTTCGGTTGCCGTGAGGTTCACGTAGACCTCGTTGAGCAAGGCAATCGTGGCGTCGATTGGCGCCGTTTTGCCATCCCCGGTGACGAGCGAGCGCACTTGGGTAAAGCGGTCGTCCACCATGATCTCCAGCCCGCCGCCTGCCGGCGCCGCCGCAGGGGCCGCGTCGCCCAGCCCAAGCATCTTGCCGAGTTCCTGTTTGGCTCCGCTGACTTTCTCGCCAGCTTTGTCGACCAACGTCTTGTCTTCGGCGCGCTTGGTCAGGGTCGTTTCGCGCGACACCGCACGCAGGAACTTCGGCAGCGGTGAATCCGGCGCAGACAGCACCCGAGCGACCTGGATGCTCTGTTGCAGGCTGCCCGACTTGACCAGCGTGACATCGGCAAGAAACTCTTCCCACACCTTGGCATAGTCGGCCAGGTAGAGACGTCGTACGTCATCCGACACCTTGCCGGCATCGCCAAGCTTTGCGCTCTCGGTACCCAGCACCCACGCCTGCTCTTCGGCGAGTTGTTTGGAAACGCGCCCCACCTCCCGGTCAAAGCCCTTGTAGTACCCATCGTAGGTATAAAGACCCGGCACCCCCTTCGTGAGCGGCTGCCCGCTCTTGCGAATGAAGACCAGGGCCGCCGATGACCCTGCGGCGCGTTCGATCGTGAAATCCGGAATGTCGTTGCCTACGCCCTGACGCTTCAGGCGGCTATAGACCCGCGCCGGCAAGCTGAAGCCCAGCAGTTTGTTGCGCGCGTCAGCAATCAGTTGGGCGTTGGCAGGCAGTGGCGACAGCACCGCGCCATCCGCAAACAGCGCATCCACATGGGCAGACAGTGCTTGGCGCTGGTCGGTGGTGGCTTCCTGCGGCAGGTTGCGCGACCAGTCGAATGCTATCCACGCCTTCAGCGCATCGGCGTTGAAGTGCGCGGGTTGATTGAGCATCAGGTAGGTCTTGAGCGCCTCGTAGGTGTACTCAAGATTGTCGGTCGTCAGGCTACCCCTCAACTGAGCCTCGACCCGGTTCGAGATCCGCGGCATCAGCGTGTCGCGCAAAAGACTGCGATAGGCCTGCTCGGCTGCTGCGTCCAGCTTGTCGCCCTGCCCCAGACCGAAACCCATCGACATCGGTGATTCGCCACCCGGACGCGACGCCGTGTGTGCAACGCCCTTGACCCCCTCGATCACCGGCAACACGCCGAGGATGTCGTCGATCGGTGCCTTGTTCGCGTCGCCCACGATCGGCTTCAAGGCTGCCACCTTGGCATCGACCTCGCCGACGTATCCGCTGTTTCCGATGTACGAAAGCGTCCAGGCCAGCAACAAGCCCAAGCTGATCAGCGCAACCGCACCAAAGGCCGCAAGACGGATCAGCCCCCGGTTGCGTTCCCACTTGATGTTTGTCCCGCCAAGCCGCTGCTCGGCAAAGACTACCTCCCGAAGCAGGCGCGTCAGGAAGTAGCTCTTGCCGCTGCCGGCTTGCGGCGGCAGGACACGACGCTCAAGCCCGAAGGCGCCGCCGAGACTCGCCAGCACGCGGTCGATCGGGTTGCCTTCCTGCGTGCCGCTGGTGAAATAGACGCCGCGCACCTGTAGCGGATGGTCGAAACCGGACGGCGCCAGCACCTTGTCGAGGAAGTCGCGCAGCAACTTGCCCGCCGCTGCGAACTGCTGCGGAAAGGCCGCGATCAAGCCACGTCGCATCAGGTCACGTTCGGTTTGCAGGCGCTCGAGGAAAACCCGATCAATGCGCGACTGCAGACCGGCCAGGCGCTCGCTCAGCAGCGCCTCGGGCACGCCCTGCACATCCGGCGCAAAGGTCGTGCCCCACACCTGATCGCGGGCGTCCTTGCCGAGATCGCCGAAGAATTCCATGAAGCCGGCGATCAGGTCGGCCTTGGTTACCAGCACGTACACCGGCAAGCGAACGCCCAGTTCGGTGTAGAGCTCCTGTATGCGGGTGCGCAGTGCGGCCGCGTGCGCGGTGGCGGCGGCTTCGCTCTGTGTCAGAAGATCGCCGATGGAAACCGTCAGCAGCACGCCGTTGAGCGGCTGGCGTGGCCGGTGCTTCTTCAGCAGGCCAAGAAAGCCCTGCCACGCCGTGCGATCTGCTGACTGGTCGGAATCCTGCGTCGTGTAGCGGCCGGCGGTGTCGATCAATACCGCCTCGTCGGTGAACCACCAGTCGCAATTGCGGGTACCGCCAACGCCCTTGATCTGGTGCGTTCCGAGCTTGTCGGCGAGCGGGAAACGCAGGCCGGAGTTGATCAGCGCGGTGGTCTTGCCCGAACCCGGCGCGCCGATGAACACATACCACGGCAGTTCATACAGATAGCGGCTGGAGCCGATCGAGGCAAGGCGTGCAAACGCGCCGGCCTTCTTGTCCGCCCCAAGCTGGCTTTGCTTGAGAACCGCTACACCCTCGGCGAAGCGTTGCCGCAGCACCTGGACTTCCGGCGAGTCCGCTTCTCCTGCGGAATGACCGGCGATGCCATCGAGCAGTTGTGCATTGGCCTTGCTCGCCTTCCATTTGCGGTAGGCAAATCGCCCGACCACGAACAGCACGACCAGCCCGATCAGGATCCAGCGGACCAGTGCCGGTTCAAGCGGCGCATGCCCGGCGATCGCGATCAGCGGGCCGATGAACCAGACCACCAGGGCAAATGCGATCAGCCCGAACAGGCCAAGCACCACCGGATGCAACAGCGCCTTGAAGAAGCTTTTCATCGGAAGACCTGTAGACGGTTCAGACCCCGCCTGCGGCGGGGAAGACGATGATTTCGACACGCCGGTTCTGCGCGCGCCCCTCGACGGATTCATTCGACGCGACCGGTTCGCTCTCCGCGCGCCCTTCGGTCTGGATTCGCTGCCCGCTGCCGATCTTCGGCGCCAGCGCTTCGCCCACCGCATCGGCGCGCGACTTCGAAAGGTGCCAGTTGGACGGGAAACGCGCCGAGCGGATCGGCCGGTTGTCGGTATGGCCGCGCACCAGCACCGCGCCGCCGACCTTAGCCACCGCTGCGCCGACGCGGTCGAGGATCTCGACGAAACTGGGTGCGAGCGTTGCGCTGCCCGGCTCGAAAACGCCATCGCCAAGGGCGGTAACGATGCTGCGGTCAGACAGGTCGCGCACCACGATGCGACCGGCCTTGATGTCGTCCTGCAGCAGGCTGGAGAGGCGGTCAGGCGCCTTGATTTCGACCTGCTTGGTCACCACCGCGGCCGGAGGTTTCACGTTGAGGGCAAGAATGTCGGAAAAGGTCGGGTCGGAACGCCGATTCAGCGCGAACGACAACCCGGTGAACACAAGTGCGAGCACCAGCGCGGCAATCGCAGCAACCGCCCAGATCGGCACGCTGTCACGCAGTGGGGTTCGGCTGGTCGCAGTCGTACGCCACGCGGGCGAGAGTTCGCGATCGGGTTCGCCGCGCGCCTTCGCAAGCATTTGCGAGAGGCGCTCACGCACCTGATCGAGTTGCGCGCGACCGTTCTGAAGCACGCGATAGCGGCCTTCGAAGCCCAGGGAAAGGATCAGGTAGAACAGTTCCAGCAAGGGGCGATGCGCCTCCGGTTGCTCCGCCACCTTCGCGAGCAACTGGAACACCTTTTCGCCACCCCAGGCCTCGTTGTGGAACTGCACCAGCAGACTGCGCTGTGCCCAGATCTTTTCGCCCCAGGGCGTATTCGCCGCGGTCTCGTCGAGGAAGGTGCACAGCGCGTATCGACCTGCAACGACATGCTCGTTCAGGGCACCACGCGCCCGTGCACGGTTTTCGAATTCCTGCACCGCGCGCCCGAGCATGTCGCGCAGCCCGGAAGGATCGGGATGGGTCGCCTGCCGCAGCTGGGGAACCAGGTTCAACAGGGGTGTCGCCGCCGCCACGAGCGGATTCAGGCCGGTATCCCAGTCAAGCGCACCCAGTTCAACACGCTCGAAACGCCCCCCGCCGCCGAGAGAAGGCGCCCACGCTGGTGCTGGCGATGCCGCCCGCGCCCCCGGCGAAGGGATGATCAGGGTCCGGTCGGTGGGCATCTGCCCGAAGGGATCGTCTTGCGCCATCGCGTCTCACCCGTTTCCATGGGCATCGGATCGTCCCGATCGCCCCGAATTGTGTTGAACCCCTACTGCTGCCCAGCGAACCTCATCACACGCAAGGCCAGTGAAACCCTGTGAACGCTGAGCCTTTAGTTACGGATCGCCCAGAGCGACAGCTCAAGCCCGGGGAATTCGCCGGCCACATAAATGCCGAGGCCACCAGAGGACTCAAGCTGCTTCCACAGATCACCCGTCGCATCGAGTTCGAAATACGAGAACCCGGCGTGATAAGGCAATTGCCGTGGCGCCACCGGCAATGGCCGCAGGCCGATGCCCGGCAGTTGCAGGTTCACCAGTTCGCGAATCCGTTCCACCGGCCCCAGCTTCGCTTGCGTCGGGAAGCGGCTGCGCAGCGCTTCCCCCGGCACCTGGGCATTGACCGCAAGCACGAACCCGGCATGGCGCAGCAGACCGCGATCGGTGATCAGACCAACGTAGCGCCCCTGCTTGTGATCCTGCAGTTCGATCGGCACCGCGGTCTGTTCGAGTACTGTCGCCAGCGCCTTGCGGATCTCGCGCACCAGCGGCAGGAAGCACAGGTCGAGCGCGTCGTGCGCGTAAGCCGGGAACGCATCCGGGCGTCGTTCGGCGCGCGTGAGTGTGGCCAGTTCGCCGGCGAGTTCGAGCAATCGCTCGTGCAAGCGCTCGGGATGCAGCGCCGACAACTGTGCAAACTGGTCCAGCACCGGTTGATGCCGGTTAGTCAGCACCAGGAAGAGGAAATCGGCAAATTCGGAGACGCCGCCCGCACCCGGCTGCGCCAGACGGCCCGCCAGCGCATCGCCCCGTTGGCGCAGCAGCGCGCAGACTTCCTTCAGATAGCCACTGAGTACGTTCGAGACTGCACACGACACCACCGGCGGCACATAGCCGCGATCGAGCAGCAGGCTGTTGTCCGGGCGCCGTTCGGCGACGCGGACGATGCCTATCCGCACGAATGCGTCGGTCAACGGGCCAGCCAGTTCGATACGCAAGCGCGGATGTCCCACTTCGACCGGCGCGGCCTGCGCATCGGCCGTGTGGGCGTCGAGCACCTGGGTCTCGGCAGGCTCATAGCGCGCCAGGCGTGTAGCGGCGTCGGCGGCACCCGACACTTCGATCGCCTGGGGCCGGCGTAGCGGTAAGGCGAGGCACACCAGTGCATCTTTCGTGTCAGGCGGAAAGTCCAGCGGCGGTGGCGCGAGATCCACGGCAGGGAAATCGAATGGCGTACCGTCAGGCAGTATGCCGCGCCCTTCGAGCAGCGCGACCTTGCCGGCCGCCAGCGCAGCCTCGTCAATGACGAGGTGAGAGAAGCCCCAGAAATGCGCATGGATACCGCGCGTGCGGGCCTCGACCCACCACTCGCCGTGACGGTCCTGCTGCTGGAAATGCTGGGGCTGAAGGAACAAGCCTTCGGACCAGACGACCTTGCTGTACCAGGACATCGCTCTCTTCCGGAACGGGGCGCTCAGGGCGCCGGAGTAATCGTGACGCGGTCGCGCAGTACCGACACCTTGTAAGCCGTGGTCTTGTTCGCCGGTACCGGCACGACGGCGCGCCACTGCGTCTTGTTCGGATCACGAAAGGCGACGAACACACCCAGCGCCTTGGCCTCCTGCATTGGCGCCAACCGGCTGCTCACACTGTCACCCGGCCTGAGGGTGACCTCTTCTCGTGAAACCATTGTTGCGCCAAGCGCCTTTTCGTCGCCGTCGAACAGCGAGAAGAAGTCGGCGGCCTCGAACGGACCGGCATTGCCAAGCAGGTAGTAACGCACCACGACCGGTGTCGCCCGCCCCTTCGCGTCGGGGTTGACGCCGGCGTCGGCGGACACCGCGAGTTGCACGATGGTAGGTGGTGGCGGTGGCGCCAAGGCCTTTCCGCCACAGGCGGCGAGCATCAGGCAGAAACCGGCAGACAGCAGACTTCTCTGTGTTACACGCATCATGCAGAGTCACCCTCAGTGTGTTGCGTTCGTCATCGGCGCCTGCGGATTATCACGAGCCAGCGCCCGCGCTGCAACGACAGCTTGCAACGACAGTGAATACGGTCGCAGTCTCGGCGAAGTTTCTGGCGCCTTTGGCCGCGCAGTGCTACGAATCAGTGTGCGATCAAGCTTCCATCGCACCAGGGAGGTCACAATCTCATGGCAGACCATCACGGCGGATACCCGCACTTCCCCTCGATCGCCCGCAAACCCGGCCCGCTGACGCTCTGGCTGCTCGCGCTCATTGCCGCTTGCGCAACCTCGACGCTACCAAAGGACTCCGCACCTGCGACCCCGGCACCGGCGCAGGCCGTGGTCGCGGCGCCCGCCCCGCAACCGCCCCCTCCGCCGCCCACGCCGGTTCCCTTCGAGCAGGCGATCGAGAAAGCTGCCACCGCGCTCTTCGGTAGCGTTGCGCCAGACGCCGCAGGGGCGAAACGGCTGGTGGTGATCGATCCGCTGATCGACGGCATGACCGGCGAGCAGACGCAGGCTACCCGCCTGATGCAGACCCGACTATCCCGCATTGCAAAGGAACGTTACCCGCAGTTCGACGTGCAGCCTTTCAGCGTCGAGAACCTGCGGCGCAAACCGCTGGTCCTGATCGGGACATTCACGGGCATCGACGGCCAAGGCCGCACGCAAGGCACCCGCGAGGCTTACCGGATCTGCCTCGCCCTCGCCGACCTCGACAGCCGCACGCTGGTCGGCAAGGGCGTCGCCCGCGCCAAGATGGAAGGTATCGACGTTACCCCGCTGGCTTATTTCCGGGACAGCCCCGCCTGGGCGCTCGATTCCGTCACCGAGGGCTACATCAAGACCTGCCAGGGCAGCCGGGTCGGCGATCCGATGGATGGCTTCTATGTTGCCCGCATCGTTTCGGCGGCGAGCGTGCAGCGGGCAATCGAAGCGTACGACGCCGGCCGTTACCTCGAATCGCTAGAGCACTACAGTGTCGCGATGCAGGCGGCCGCCGGCGACGAGTTGCGGATCCTCAACGGGGTGTACCTCGCCAATATGAAACTCGGGCGCAAAGACGCCGCGAAGGTGGTATTCCAGCGCATCGTCGATTTCGGCCTCGAGCGCAAGCGCATGGCGGTACGCTTCCTGTTCAAACCCGGATCGACCTCGTTTGTCACTGACCCGCAAGTCAGCAATGCCTACCCGGTCTGGCTGGCCGAACTGGCGAAGCGTTCCGCACAACGCAGCGCCTGCCTGGAAATCGTCGGCCATACCAGCCGCAGCGGGCCCGAAGCACTCAATGAGCGGATCTCCGTCCTGCGGGCTGAAACCATCAAGCAGCGACTCGAGGCGCAAGCGCCGGAGCTGCGCACCCGCACCATCGCAAACGGCGTCGGATCGCGCGAAAACCTGGTCGGAAACGGGCGCGACGATGCCACCGATGCGCTCGATCGACGGGTGGTCTTCAAGGTCGTCGATTGCGCCGCGCCGACCGCCTGAGCCAAGCATCACCACCAGCAGCCCTTCTCACCGCGGATCGGTCTCCCGATCCGCCCCTCACGGGTTTCGCCGCTGGGCGAAGTCCGATTCACATCCGCTGTAAGAAATTGGCGCCTCGCGCTGTCTACCGGGACAGTTGCCCGCTGCTGCATCCCGCAGCAGCACCGGCACACCTTCTCAGGAGCCTAACCATGAACACCAAATCGTCCGCCCGTCCGGTCACTGCACTCTGCATCGCCGCCGCACTGGGCTTCGCCGTATCCCAAACGACAGCTGCAGCGGAATCCGCCAGTGACAAGGAGAAGTGCTTCGGCGTCGCCCTCAAGGGCAAGAACGACTGCGCCGCGGGCGCAGGCACCAGTTGCGCCGGCACCTCGAAGGTCGACTTCCAAGGCGAATCCTGGAAGTACGTACCGAAGGGCACCTGCGAAAAGACCGCTTCGCCGACCTCGCCGACCGGCTTCGGTCAGCTCAAGGCCTTCAAGGCAAAGAAGGTCTGAGCCAGCGATGAGCGCGACGCCCCCGATCGGCGCATGCCCGACCCCTGCCAGCCTGCCGGTCGGTGCAGGCATCGGGCTCAAGGCGCAGCACTTCGCGGACGCCCGGAATGCCCCAACACAGCCGGCATTCTTCGAAGTGCACGCCGAAAATCACCTCGGCGCCGGGGGGCCGTCACATCGCATGCTGGAGTGGGTGCGGCGCGATCATGGCCTGTCGATACACGGTGTCGGCCTCTCGATCGGCGGGCCCGGCCCGCTTGATCGTGAGCACCTCGCGCGCATCGCACAGTTGGTCGCGCGGCACCAGCCCGACGCGTTTTCCGAGCATCTGGCCTGGTCCAGCCACGGCGGCGAGTTCTTCAACGACCTGCTGCCCTTGCCCTACAACCGCGCCACCCTTGAACGTGTCTGCGCCCACGTAGTGCAGGTGCAAGATGCCCTCGGCCGCGCGATCCTGCTGGAGAACCCGTCCACTTATGTCGAGTTCGCATCCAGTTCGTTCAGCGAAGCCGACTTCATCTCGGAAGTCGTCAAACGCACCGGATGCGGCCTGCTGCTTGATGTCACCAACTTTCACGTCTCGTGCACCAACCACGCGCGCGACCCATGGGCTTGCATCCAGGCGATGCCGCTCGAAGCGGTGGGCGAAATCCACCTCGCAGGCTTTGCACCGGACAGCGACGACGCCGGCGCACCGCTGCTGATCGACGCGCATGACCGCGCCGTAGTAGCCGAGGTGTGGTCGCTCTACCACCGGGTGCTTGATCGGATCGGCCCGACGCCGACGCTGATCGAGTGGGACAACGACCTGCCCGCTTACAGCCGCCTGCTGGACGAGGCTGCCGTGATCAAGCGCTGCCTTGCGCCCGCAAGTCACCCACAAGAAGCGGCCGCATGAACAGCGTAGACGCCTTCGCCGCCGGACTGCGCGACATATCGCACCCGGCGCCAGCCGACCTGCGTTGCTGGCACGGTGGCAGCACCGCGCGACGCTTCGCGGTGTACCGGAACAACCGCGCAGCATCGCTGATCGCCGGGCTGGAAGATGCCTTCCCGGTCACGCGCGAACTGGTGGGTCAGGATTGCTTCCGCGCGCTGGCCTCGGGCTTCATCGAAGCCCATCCGCCGCGCTCGCCAGCATTGTTCGAGTATGGCGACGCGCTGCCCGACTTCATTGGCGACATCGACGCGCTCAAGCCATATCCCTACCTGTCCGATGTCGCCCGCCTCGAACGGTTGCGGGTGGTGGCCTGGCACGCGGCCGATGCACAGGCGTTGAAGCCCGCGGACTTCGCCGCCTGCCTCGCGGACGTCGAAACCCTTCCGGTCCTGAAGTTCCGCATGCTGCCCTCGTTCGCACTGCTCGAATCGGACTGGGCTGTGTACGCGATCTGGGCTTCGCACCAGGGCGACGACCCGATGACGGGCGTGCAGGTCGATCGCCCGGAGACGGTCGCCGTCGTTCGCCCGTACGACGACATCCACCTGCACCTGTTCGACGCCGGCACCGCAGCGCTGATCGGCGCGCTCGCGGCCGGCGAGACACTCGGCGCGTCGATCGCGCTCGCCAGTACAACCGACCCTGAATTCGAACTCGGTACCGCGCTGACACGCCTGATCGCGTGTCAATGCGTGGCTGCCATTACCTCATGACTGGAGTCAGCACCATGCCGCAACCCTCACGCTTGCGCGGTCTCGTCGACAAGGCGATAGACCTCGCCGGAAAGATCCCGGACAGCGCCATTGCCGCCCTTGGCCGTTTTTCGGTCGCCGCCATCTTCTGGAAGTCGGGGCAGACCAAGGTTGAAGGCTTCTCGATCGACCTGATCGAGCGCAGTTTCAGCATCGGTCTGCCGCATCTCTCCGCCTCGGCGGTGGATCTGTTCCGCGACGAGTATCACCTCCCGCTGCTCGATCCAGCCCTTGCCGCAACTGCGGCCGCGTTTGCCGAGCACTTCTTTCCGGTTCTGCTGCTGCTCGGGCTTGGCACCCGCTTCGCCGCGCTGGCACTGTTCGGCATGACGATGGTGATCGAGGTGTTCGTCTATCCGGACGCTTACCCGACTCATGGCGTGTGGGCGACCGTATTGCTGTTCCTGATCGCGCGTGGCGGTGGTGTGCTGTCGCTGGACCACCTGATCGCGCGTCGCGCCTCGATGTCTGTCGTAACCCGATAAATTTCTGCGGGCGCGACGT
Coding sequences within it:
- the tssM gene encoding type VI secretion system membrane subunit TssM, giving the protein MKSFFKALLHPVVLGLFGLIAFALVVWFIGPLIAIAGHAPLEPALVRWILIGLVVLFVVGRFAYRKWKASKANAQLLDGIAGHSAGEADSPEVQVLRQRFAEGVAVLKQSQLGADKKAGAFARLASIGSSRYLYELPWYVFIGAPGSGKTTALINSGLRFPLADKLGTHQIKGVGGTRNCDWWFTDEAVLIDTAGRYTTQDSDQSADRTAWQGFLGLLKKHRPRQPLNGVLLTVSIGDLLTQSEAAATAHAAALRTRIQELYTELGVRLPVYVLVTKADLIAGFMEFFGDLGKDARDQVWGTTFAPDVQGVPEALLSERLAGLQSRIDRVFLERLQTERDLMRRGLIAAFPQQFAAAGKLLRDFLDKVLAPSGFDHPLQVRGVYFTSGTQEGNPIDRVLASLGGAFGLERRVLPPQAGSGKSYFLTRLLREVVFAEQRLGGTNIKWERNRGLIRLAAFGAVALISLGLLLAWTLSYIGNSGYVGEVDAKVAALKPIVGDANKAPIDDILGVLPVIEGVKGVAHTASRPGGESPMSMGFGLGQGDKLDAAAEQAYRSLLRDTLMPRISNRVEAQLRGSLTTDNLEYTYEALKTYLMLNQPAHFNADALKAWIAFDWSRNLPQEATTDQRQALSAHVDALFADGAVLSPLPANAQLIADARNKLLGFSLPARVYSRLKRQGVGNDIPDFTIERAAGSSAALVFIRKSGQPLTKGVPGLYTYDGYYKGFDREVGRVSKQLAEEQAWVLGTESAKLGDAGKVSDDVRRLYLADYAKVWEEFLADVTLVKSGSLQQSIQVARVLSAPDSPLPKFLRAVSRETTLTKRAEDKTLVDKAGEKVSGAKQELGKMLGLGDAAPAAAPAGGGLEIMVDDRFTQVRSLVTGDGKTAPIDATIALLNEVYVNLTATETALRDKVAPPPGDTAVKVKAESARMPEPLRSMLQQLSAAGTSQALTATRENLSASVGAQVGQFCQQAIDGRYPFVKGSNRDVTREDFARLFSPGGLMDDFFQKNLAQFVDTSTRPWSFKKVQEQSLGGSGNLVQFQRAATIRDVFFRSGGSIRLDFKPTDMDPSITQFTLDVDGQLVKYAHGPQMLQSIQWPGTKGGLSARVQVAPAAASGNSGFSTEGPWALFRLFDKAKVDGLGAPEKFKVTFDVDGRTATFEVTASSVQNPFRLRELSEFRCPSGL
- a CDS encoding DotU family type VI secretion system protein → MAQDDPFGQMPTDRTLIIPSPGARAASPAPAWAPSLGGGGRFERVELGALDWDTGLNPLVAAATPLLNLVPQLRQATHPDPSGLRDMLGRAVQEFENRARARGALNEHVVAGRYALCTFLDETAANTPWGEKIWAQRSLLVQFHNEAWGGEKVFQLLAKVAEQPEAHRPLLELFYLILSLGFEGRYRVLQNGRAQLDQVRERLSQMLAKARGEPDRELSPAWRTTATSRTPLRDSVPIWAVAAIAALVLALVFTGLSFALNRRSDPTFSDILALNVKPPAAVVTKQVEIKAPDRLSSLLQDDIKAGRIVVRDLSDRSIVTALGDGVFEPGSATLAPSFVEILDRVGAAVAKVGGAVLVRGHTDNRPIRSARFPSNWHLSKSRADAVGEALAPKIGSGQRIQTEGRAESEPVASNESVEGRAQNRRVEIIVFPAAGGV
- the tssK gene encoding type VI secretion system baseplate subunit TssK; this encodes MSWYSKVVWSEGLFLQPQHFQQQDRHGEWWVEARTRGIHAHFWGFSHLVIDEAALAAGKVALLEGRGILPDGTPFDFPAVDLAPPPLDFPPDTKDALVCLALPLRRPQAIEVSGAADAATRLARYEPAETQVLDAHTADAQAAPVEVGHPRLRIELAGPLTDAFVRIGIVRVAERRPDNSLLLDRGYVPPVVSCAVSNVLSGYLKEVCALLRQRGDALAGRLAQPGAGGVSEFADFLFLVLTNRHQPVLDQFAQLSALHPERLHERLLELAGELATLTRAERRPDAFPAYAHDALDLCFLPLVREIRKALATVLEQTAVPIELQDHKQGRYVGLITDRGLLRHAGFVLAVNAQVPGEALRSRFPTQAKLGPVERIRELVNLQLPGIGLRPLPVAPRQLPYHAGFSYFELDATGDLWKQLESSGGLGIYVAGEFPGLELSLWAIRN
- the tssJ gene encoding type VI secretion system lipoprotein TssJ — encoded protein: MMRVTQRSLLSAGFCLMLAACGGKALAPPPPPTIVQLAVSADAGVNPDAKGRATPVVVRYYLLGNAGPFEAADFFSLFDGDEKALGATMVSREEVTLRPGDSVSSRLAPMQEAKALGVFVAFRDPNKTQWRAVVPVPANKTTAYKVSVLRDRVTITPAP
- a CDS encoding OmpA family protein; the encoded protein is MADHHGGYPHFPSIARKPGPLTLWLLALIAACATSTLPKDSAPATPAPAQAVVAAPAPQPPPPPPTPVPFEQAIEKAATALFGSVAPDAAGAKRLVVIDPLIDGMTGEQTQATRLMQTRLSRIAKERYPQFDVQPFSVENLRRKPLVLIGTFTGIDGQGRTQGTREAYRICLALADLDSRTLVGKGVARAKMEGIDVTPLAYFRDSPAWALDSVTEGYIKTCQGSRVGDPMDGFYVARIVSAASVQRAIEAYDAGRYLESLEHYSVAMQAAAGDELRILNGVYLANMKLGRKDAAKVVFQRIVDFGLERKRMAVRFLFKPGSTSFVTDPQVSNAYPVWLAELAKRSAQRSACLEIVGHTSRSGPEALNERISVLRAETIKQRLEAQAPELRTRTIANGVGSRENLVGNGRDDATDALDRRVVFKVVDCAAPTA
- a CDS encoding DUF2282 domain-containing protein; the encoded protein is MNTKSSARPVTALCIAAALGFAVSQTTAAAESASDKEKCFGVALKGKNDCAAGAGTSCAGTSKVDFQGESWKYVPKGTCEKTASPTSPTGFGQLKAFKAKKV
- a CDS encoding DUF692 domain-containing protein, which gives rise to MSATPPIGACPTPASLPVGAGIGLKAQHFADARNAPTQPAFFEVHAENHLGAGGPSHRMLEWVRRDHGLSIHGVGLSIGGPGPLDREHLARIAQLVARHQPDAFSEHLAWSSHGGEFFNDLLPLPYNRATLERVCAHVVQVQDALGRAILLENPSTYVEFASSSFSEADFISEVVKRTGCGLLLDVTNFHVSCTNHARDPWACIQAMPLEAVGEIHLAGFAPDSDDAGAPLLIDAHDRAVVAEVWSLYHRVLDRIGPTPTLIEWDNDLPAYSRLLDEAAVIKRCLAPASHPQEAAA
- a CDS encoding DNA-binding domain-containing protein, which encodes MNSVDAFAAGLRDISHPAPADLRCWHGGSTARRFAVYRNNRAASLIAGLEDAFPVTRELVGQDCFRALASGFIEAHPPRSPALFEYGDALPDFIGDIDALKPYPYLSDVARLERLRVVAWHAADAQALKPADFAACLADVETLPVLKFRMLPSFALLESDWAVYAIWASHQGDDPMTGVQVDRPETVAVVRPYDDIHLHLFDAGTAALIGALAAGETLGASIALASTTDPEFELGTALTRLIACQCVAAITS
- a CDS encoding DoxX family protein; protein product: MPQPSRLRGLVDKAIDLAGKIPDSAIAALGRFSVAAIFWKSGQTKVEGFSIDLIERSFSIGLPHLSASAVDLFRDEYHLPLLDPALAATAAAFAEHFFPVLLLLGLGTRFAALALFGMTMVIEVFVYPDAYPTHGVWATVLLFLIARGGGVLSLDHLIARRASMSVVTR